The Pyrenophora tritici-repentis strain M4 chromosome 3, whole genome shotgun sequence genome has a window encoding:
- a CDS encoding glucan 1,4-alpha-maltohexaosidase precursor, translated as MTSEEQKPTPENETLFQGFEWNVPDDHKHWKRLAEQVPKLKAIGISNIWLPPGCKAANPKGVGYDIYDLYDLGEFDQKGGKGTKWGTKDELLELAKVAKENGVGLYWDAVLNHKAGADRTEKCRVVEVDQNDRTKEVGEAYEIEGWLGFDFPGRGDQYSAQKYHWEHFSGTDYNQANEKKAIYKILGDNKGWSSSVDDEQGNADYMMFADIDYSHPEVQEDVKNWGVWITKELGLKGFRLDAVQHFSSRFTNTWIDNLREQCGSDIFVVGEFWSGDVQIMSDWLDQMAHKFALYDSPLLNNFGTLSTTENADLRTVFDNTLVKIRPTDAVTVVTNHDTQPGQVMETKIEGFFKPLAYALILLRCDGYPCPFYGDLYGLAEPHETPASCGGKLADLILARKLFAYGDQEDYFNEANCIGFVRRGTWDKKAGLACVMSNAGPGEIKMAVGEMHAGQKWTDLLGWEEGEVEIDEEGYGVFRCSGTSVSVWVRGDAEGREQFPTNFDADVYGK; from the exons ATGACTTCAGAAG AACAGAAACCCACACCTGAGAACGAAACCCTCTTCCAGGGCTTTGAGTGGAACGTTCCAGATGACCACAAACACTGGAAACGCCTCGCCGAGCAAGTCCCCAAACTCAAGGCCATCGGTATCAGCAACATCTGGTTGCCTCCTGGCTGCAAGGCCGCCAACCCCAAGGGTGTCGGCTACGACATTTACGACCTCTACGATCTTGGTGAATTCGACCAAAAGGGTGGCAAAGGCACGAAATGGGGCACCAAAGACGAGCTCCTTGAACTAGCCAAAGTGGCTAAGGAGAACGGTGTAGGTCTCTACTGGGATGCTGTACTCAACCACAAAGCCGGAGCCGACAGGACAGAAAAATGCCGCGTCGTAGAAGTCGACCAAAACGACCGAACCAAAGAAGTCGGAGAAGCATACGAGATAGAAGGATGGCTAGGCTTCGACTTCCCCGGCCGCGGCGACCAGTACTCCGCGCAAAAGTACCACTGGGAGCACTTCTCCGGCACAGACTACAACCAAGCCAACGAAAAGAAGGCCATCTACAAGATCCTCGGCGACAACAAAGGCTGGTCCTCCTCTGTCGATGACGAGCAAGGAAACGCAGACTACATGATGTTCGCCGACATCGACTACTCGCACCCCGAAGTGCAAGAAGACGTCAAAAACTGGGGTGTGTGGATAACCAAAGAGCTCGGCCTCAAAGGTTTCCGCCTCGACGCCGTCCAGCACTTTAGCTCCCGCTTCACAAACACATGGATCGACAACCTGCGCGAGCAATGCGGCTCCGACATCTTCGTCGTCGGCGAATTCTGGTCCGGAGACGTGCAAATCATGAGTGACTGGCTCGACCAAATGGCGCATAAATTCGCCCTTTATGACTCCCCGCTCCTGAACAACTTCGGCACCTTATCAACAACCGAGAACGCAGATTTGCGAACGGTTTTTGATAACACGCTTGTGAAAATCCGCCCCACGGACGCCGTGACTGTGGTTACCAACCACGACACCCAGCCCGGCCAGGTCATGGAAACGAAAATCGAGGGCTTCTTCAAACCACTCGCGTATGCGCTCATCTTACTCAGATGTGACGGCTACCCTTGCCCCTTCTACGGCGACCTCTACGGCCTCGCTGAACCACACGAGACACCAGCGTCCTGCGGCGGGAAACTCGCAGACTTGATTCTCGCAAGGAAACTCTTCGCGTACGGCGATCAGGAAGACTACTTCAACGAGGCAAACTGCATCGGCTTTGTAAGGAGGGGTACGTGGGATAAGAAGGCTGGTCTGGCTTGTGTGATGAGTAATGCGGGTCCGGGCGAGATTAAGATGGCCGTGGGGGAGATGCATGCGGGGCAGAAGTGGACGGATTTGCTGGGGTGGGAGGAGGGCGAGGTTGAGATTGATGAGGAGGGGTACGGGGTGTTTAGGTGTTCGGGCACGAGTGTTAGTGTTTGGGTTAGGGGGGATGCCGAGGGCAGGGAGCAGTTTCCTACAAACTTTGATGCGGATGTTTATGGGAAGTAG
- a CDS encoding Opioid growth factor receptor (OGFr) region, producing the protein MDRALNSQEQEKVRSARASFFNTRQPTSTSSSQPESTNSTSTSQPQVNKRSHQEYDTQPITTTPNKRTKMSFFTTTANKRAKISSFKTPKEPMDEAASKSQIIVDFYEPNIGAPDSLGRTQAEILQWSDDQLESSHNYIQMLFPLPEGSPYNSAAPIIDLDVMQAFRSRPELRQQLRLSFERMLKFYGFRVIDKSDYEIKQTPHEFRHQFSHEFHHGFRNWSDAEIHQIIGTASPDSLLDTVSGVARQETVNTGHRTAATRDEAEQQKTETYTDAPIDADSSSTNAEQDVASPDSIPYHIVCSPDWDEQSRHWNVHFNHNHLRITRILRCLRILGLQDEYNAFFTALEHISTDTSNRISNRSKDFWWLAVTRPLYEVPDGSRIKWLEDWEKEQKNLKSVRFDEDMEDSETEDSETE; encoded by the coding sequence ATGGACAGAGCACTCAACAGTCAAGAACAAGAGAAGGTGCGCAGCGCACGCGCTAGTTTCTTCAACACCAGACAGCCAACTTCTACTTCTTCCTCGCAACCAGAGTCAACAAACTCGACCTCGACTAGTCAACCCCAAGTCAATAAACGAAGTCACCAAGAATACGACACTCAACCCATTACTACCACACCAAATAAGCGCACCAAGATGTCATTCTTCACTACCACAGCAAACAAGCGCGCCAAGATTTCATCCTTCAAGACTCCAAAGGAACCCATGGACGAGGCTGCATCGAAGAGCCAGATCATCGTTGACTTCTACGAACCCAACATCGGTGCCCCAGATAGCCTTGGTCGCACGCAGGCTGAGATCCTCCAATGGTCTGATGACCAACTGGAATCCTCTCACAACTACATCCAGATGCTCTTCCCACTTCCGGAGGGATCACCTTACAACAGCGCGGCACCAATAATCGATCTAGACGTCATGCAAGCCTTCCGATCGCGACCTGAGCTACGCCAGCAATTGCGTCTAAGCTTTGAGCGTATGCTCAAGTTCTACGGCTTTCGGGTCATAGACAAGTCGGATTATGAGATCAAGCAGACCCCCCATGAGTTCCGCCATCAGTTCAGCCATGAGTTCCACCATGGGTTCCGCAATTGGTCAGATGCTGAGATCCACCAAATTATTGGCACAGCATCCCCCGATTCATTGCTTGATACAGTGTCAGGCGTCGCCCGCCAGGAGACAGTGAACACTGGTCATAGAACGGCAGCAACACGAGACGAGGCAGAGCAACAGAAGACTGAGACATACACGGATGCCCCCATCGATGCGGATTCCTCTTCCACAAACGCAGAGCAAGATGTCGCTTCTCCAGACTCAATCCCGTACCACATCGTTTGCTCGCCTGATTGGGACGAGCAATCCAGGCACTGGAATGTGCACTTCAATCACAACCATCTCCGCATTACGCGCATCCTCCGCTGTCTCCGTATCCTCGGCCTGCAGGACGAGTACAATGCGTTCTTCACGGCACTTGAGCATATCTCCACCGACACATCCAACCGCATTAGCAATAGGAGCAAGGATTTCTGGTGGCTAGCTGTGACACGCCCGCTATACGAGGTACCTGACGGCAGCCgcatcaagtggctggaggACTGGGAGAAGGAGCAGAAGAATCTGAAGTCGGTTAGGTTCGACGAAGATATGGAGGATTCAGAGACGGAGGATTCGGAGACGGAGTAG
- a CDS encoding Gst, Glutathione S-transferase, protein MADLSNQQGAKITVHWLNKSRGQRIVWLLEELHLTYDIAVYKRDANKRAGPELKAIHPLGKSPTVSIRPAGADKDIVIAESEAIVEYICEHFGRQLIPRRYPEGKEGVVGAETEEWMRYRFLMAYTEGSLFTILITALITSTLKSSPVPFFLKPITSAVASKIDSSFVDPELKSHFDFLENYLLESPSQGKFFCGDDLTAADIMIHFGLEGACQRVGLGESKYPKLYEYMRRLQGREGYVRAAKRVEEVSGEKFVPFSDAKL, encoded by the exons ATGGCTGATCTATCCAACCAACAGGGTGCGAAGATTACCGTGCACTG GCTAAACAAATCCCGCGGCCAACGCATAGTCTGGCTCCTCGAAGAACTGCACCTAACCTACGACATCGCCGTCTACAAGCGCGACGCCAACAAGCGCGCGGGCCCCGAACTCAAAGCCATCCACCCTTTGGGAAAATCGCCCACGGTGAGCATCCGGCCCGCAGGCGCAGACAAGGACATTGTGATTGCGGAGAGCGAGGCGATTGTCGAGTACATCTGTGAGCATTTTGGGAGGCAGTTGATTCCGAGGAGGTATCCGGAGGGGAAGGAGGGGGTTGTCGGCGCGGAGACGGAGGAGTGGATGCGGTATAGG TTCCTAATGGCCTACACCGAAGGCTCCCTCTTCACAATCCTCATAACCGCCCTAATAACCTCGACCCTAAAGTCCTCGCCCGTCCCCTTTTTCCTCAAACCCATCACATCCGCCGTCGCCAGCAAAATCGACTCTTCCTTCGTCGACCCCGAATTGAAGTCTCATTTCGATTTTCTCGAAAATTACCTCCTCGAATCGCCGTCACAAGGCAAATTCTTCTGTGGCGACGACCTCACGGCCGCGGATATCATGATTCATTTTGGACTGGAGGGTGCGTGTCAGAGGGTGGGGTTGGGGGAGAGCAAGTATCCGAAGCTGTATGAGTATATGAGGAGGTTGCAGGGGAGAGAGGGGTACGTTAGGGCGGCCAAGAGGGTGGAGGAGGTGAGTGGGGAGAAGTTTGTGCCGTTTAGTGATGCCAAGTTGTGA
- a CDS encoding MFS transporter Fmp42, producing MSLIQHVTQQEGTDREEALVDLFLPPIDRQTSRQDAAERRQSFESAISGAGFMSNTGKSVRRVISYDIIPKPDEPVSGEEPGGLTPYKVSTAKRIAQVIATVLACWFASGIVFGFAALKPILIKEGVFRNLCTPDELDADVEVCFEQDLRLNFFFSLASTTANVSALPVGTLLDRYGPKICFLLGSFCLALGSILMSLAFQIETFDGYTIGNFFLALGGTFVFLPSFQIANAFPKYGGSIVALVTGAFDASAAVFLFYRLMYDASDRTFKPQTFFLVYLIVPAAIVVAQLTFLPTENYKTEAQLEMKIHKAVDPMRDVHSSDDELPDNEIWKRRKARSSRRRERLSKLDELIGDEAWRKMKEEKEEQRLEASGVWGALHNKSAKDQMLTPWFILLTLLTVLQMVRMNYFIATIREQYTYMLGSVELAEKVNALFDVALPLAGVVATPFLGALLDNVSTAGVLLLLVIIITAIGIFGSICALWAGYVRVILFVFMRPLYYSAMSDYATKVFGFATFGRVYGTIICVSGMVNLSQTGIDALTKGLFEGNPIPVNIFLAASAFIVGSALVTYVTVQVYRMRKKLDEEDAITVTNTDVGSIMESLLEEDEPLSYGTLNRQRQPWEV from the exons ATGTCACTGATCCAGCATGTTACCCAACAGGAGGGTACCGACCGCGAGGAGGCGCTGGTTGACTTGTTCCTGCCGCCGATTGACCGCCAGACGAGCCGACAGGACGCTGCGGAACGTCGGCAATCGTTCGAGAGCGCCATTTCAGGAGCCGGCTTCATGAGCAACACAGGCAAGAGCGTGAGGAGAGTCATCAGCTACGATATCATTCCGAAGCCCGATGAACCTGTGTCGGGCGAAGAGCCTGGTGGTCTGACGCCCTACAAAGTCTCGACTGCGAAACGTATCG CACAGGTCATTGCAACCGTTCTTGCCTGTTGGTTTGCCAGCGGCATCGTCTTTGGCTTTGCAGCCCTCAAGCCAATTCTCATCAAGGAAGGCGTCTTCAGGAATCTTTGTACCCCCGATGAGCTCGATGCAGATGTCGAAGTGTGTTTCGAGCAGGATCTCCGCCTGAATTTCTTCTTTTCCCTGGCTTCCACTACGGCAAATGTATCTGCCCTGCCCGTCGGCACCTTGCTCGACCGCTATGGGCCCAAGATTTGCTTTCTCCTCGGTTCTTTCTGTCTCGCTCTCGGCAGTATCCTAATGAGTCTCGCTTTTCAGATTGAGACGTTTGACGGATATACAATTGGAAACTTCTTCCTCGCCTTGGGAGGCACCTTTGTCTTCCTTCCTTCGTTCCAGATTGCTAATGCCTTTCCCAAGTACGGTGGCAGCATCGTCGCGCTCGTTACTGGCGCCTTTGATGCCTCTGCTGCTGTTTTTCTCTTTTACAGGCTCATGTACGATGCTAGCGACAGGACATTCAAGCCACAGACGTTCTTCCTCGTCTATCTCATTGTTCCAGCCGCAATCGTGGTTGCGCAACTCACGTTTTTGCCGACCGAGAACTACAAGACTGAAGCACAACTTGAGATGAAGATCCATAAAGCTGTAGACCCGATGCGCGACGTGCATTCTTCCGATGACGAGTTGCCAGACAATGAAATCTGGAAGCGCCGAAAGGCCCGTAGCTCGCGCCGCAGGGAGCGATTGAGCAAGCTTGACGAATTGATTGGCGACGAAGCGTGGCGAAAGATGAAGGAGGAAAAGGAAGAGCAAAGACTCGAAGCGTCTGGTGTTTGGGGAGCGCTGCACAACAAGTCGGCCAAAGATCAGATGTTGACGCCCTGGTTCATACTGCTCACACTTCTGACTGTCCTCCAGATGGTGCGCATGAACTACTTCATCGCAACTATTCGCGAGCAGTACACTTATATGCTTGGGTCAGTCGAGCTCGCCGAAAAGGTCAACGCCTTGTTTGACGTAGCTCTACCCCTCGCTGGTGTTGTTGCCACCCCATTCCTCGGTGCTCTCCTCGACAACGTCAGCACAGCCGGTGTTCTCTTACTTCTCGTCATCATCATTACCGCGATTGGTATCTTCGGTTCAATCTGCGCCCTCTGGGCCGGCTACGTCAGGGTCATTCTCTTCGTTTTCATGCGCCCTCTCTACTATTCCGCCATGTCCGACTACGCCACCAAGGTCTTTGGCTTTGCCACCTTTGGCCGCGTCTACGGCACAATCATCTGCGTCTCCGGAATGGTCAACCTCTCGCAAACGGGTATCGACGCATTGACTAAGGGTCTATTCGAAGGCAACCCAATCCCCGTGAACATTTTCCTAGCAGCCTCTGCCTTCATCGTTGGCTCCGCACTGGTGACGTACGTGACTGTGCAAGTCTACCGCATGCGCAAGAAGCtagacgaagaagacgcaATTACCGTTACGAACACAGATGTCGGATCCATCATGGAAAGCCTACTCGAAGAAGACGAGCCACTTAGTTATGGTACTTTGAACCGCCAGCGCCAGCCTTGGGAGGTTTAA